The bacterium nucleotide sequence GGGGGAGTCCGATTTTTTCACTGCCGGGGCTTCGATCCGGATAAGATACAACCCCACGATGGCGGCCACGAAGCTAAGGCCGTTCAGAAAGAAGCAGCCGGCGGTGCCGATGACGCCGATCAATATCCCGGCCAGGGCCGGGCCCATGATCCGGGCCCCGTTGAAGATGGTGGAATTGAGGGCGATGGCGTTTAAAAGATCTTTCTTGCCCACCAGTTCTATGAAAAAGGACTGCCGGGCCGGGCCGTCCAGCGCAAAGACCGTCCCGCCCACAGCGGCGATGACCACCACGTACCAGACCTTCAGAACGATGACCCCGGTGTTGTTCAGATGGGTGAGGGCCGCCAGGATGAAGGCCAGGATCATGGCTACGGTCTGGGTAAAAAGCAGTATCCGCCGCTTGTTCACCCGGTCGGCGATGACCCCGCCCGGCAGGGCGAACAGCAGCACCGGCAACGAGCCGATGGCGTTGACCGTCCCCAGCAGAAAGGCCGAATTGGTCAGCTGCAGCACCAGCCAGCCCTGGGCCACGGTCTGCATCCAGGTGCCTATCAGCGAGACGAACTGCCCGGTCCAGAACAGCCGGAAGTTGCGGTGCTTCAGGGCCGAGAAGGTCTGGAGCGTCCGGTTTTTTATGTTCTGCCGGGTTTCATTCATATTCTATTCATGGTTCAATATCTGAGATCCCCGGGGGCTGAGTAGGTCATCGTGACCGTATCGAAGCCCCCAGTCTCCGGGTTGACAAACTGCCGATTGTAGGTTAATATATTAAATATAATACAAAAAATTAAAGATAAAAAACATGAAAAAAGCCTTACTGGTAATTTTCCTTTTGTCCGCCGGTACCGCCCTGGCCCAGCAGACCTGCCCTCAGGGCCTTACCAACGACAGCCTGCCCGGGAAA carries:
- a CDS encoding MFS transporter; translated protein: MNETRQNIKNRTLQTFSALKHRNFRLFWTGQFVSLIGTWMQTVAQGWLVLQLTNSAFLLGTVNAIGSLPVLLFALPGGVIADRVNKRRILLFTQTVAMILAFILAALTHLNNTGVIVLKVWYVVVIAAVGGTVFALDGPARQSFFIELVGKKDLLNAIALNSTIFNGARIMGPALAGILIGVIGTAGCFFLNGLSFVAAIVGLYLIRIEAPAVKKSDSPWDDMKQGLRYVWNHKTVRAMILIVALFSIFGMPYVVLMPIFARDILQKGASGLGFLMAATGLGALAGSLTLAAFSQIQRKGTLVFWAGIIFSLTTLAFSFSRSYILSLAILPLVGLSMVSQVATVNTMIQSTVSDQMRGRVMGVFTMMFMGMMPFGSFIAGAMASRWGAPFALQLGAGICFCATVVIYKLVPDLWGM